From one Clostridium cylindrosporum DSM 605 genomic stretch:
- a CDS encoding AzlC family ABC transporter permease, translating to MKSFSFNIKKNDFINGLKKSLPISLGYFPVSFTFGVMASNLGLSPLIATFISLTNYTSAGQFAGTNLIVTGASFIEIGVTVFLINLRYMLMSFSLSQKIVKVPIVKKLTMAFTITDETYALMALEDKKVSFNHAMGIMIGPFIAWFIGTLCGAISSSFLSSSMQDAMGIALYAMFLAIIIPPARKFRAILVIILIAATISCLFFYLPILNKVSTGFVIIIATVISCAIGAKFLPMEEYING from the coding sequence ATGAAAAGTTTTTCATTTAACATTAAAAAAAATGATTTTATAAATGGATTAAAAAAATCACTTCCAATTTCCCTTGGATACTTTCCCGTTAGTTTCACCTTTGGAGTTATGGCAAGTAACCTTGGTCTTAGTCCTTTAATTGCAACATTTATATCATTAACAAACTATACTTCAGCTGGACAATTTGCAGGTACTAATCTTATAGTTACAGGAGCATCTTTTATAGAAATAGGAGTAACTGTTTTTTTAATTAATCTTAGGTATATGCTAATGAGTTTCTCACTTTCACAAAAGATTGTAAAAGTGCCTATAGTAAAGAAACTTACTATGGCATTTACTATTACAGATGAAACATATGCCCTAATGGCATTAGAGGATAAAAAGGTCTCATTTAATCATGCTATGGGTATAATGATAGGTCCCTTTATAGCTTGGTTCATAGGAACACTATGTGGAGCTATCTCATCTAGCTTCTTATCAAGTAGTATGCAAGATGCTATGGGAATAGCTTTATATGCTATGTTCCTTGCAATAATTATACCTCCAGCAAGAAAATTCAGAGCCATACTTGTAATTATATTAATTGCCGCTACTATTAGCTGCTTATTTTTTTACCTACCTATTTTAAATAAGGTTTCCACTGGATTTGTTATTATTATTGCTACGGTAATATCATGTGCTATAGGAGCAAAATTCTTACCAATGGAGGAATACATAAATGGATAG
- a CDS encoding patatin-like phospholipase family protein — protein sequence MKVNLVLEGGGVLGVTYIGAYKALLEEDIKVKRCAGTSIGSLMASLIIAGYTPSEMENIFFGEEFNRFLKSTGLGNKIPPYRALNIFLQKGVFNNIIIEKFVEELLKRKGISTFKDVESKGKKSLIVIAADVTNRRLVIMPDDLPRYGINPDNFKIAKAVSMSCAIPLFFTPTILGDGDSLSFIVDGGLLSNFPIWVFDVENEERNLTYAIKIDEKPSYTSQGRHDIFSYAIDVLNTPLNDNRIVYVRDKDKLKIISIENDQLIKSTEFYKLNEFKDHLYSLGYNSVKEYFNLNRLNDF from the coding sequence ATGAAAGTTAACCTAGTTCTTGAAGGCGGAGGAGTTCTAGGAGTTACTTATATAGGAGCTTATAAGGCATTGTTAGAAGAAGATATTAAAGTTAAAAGATGTGCAGGCACATCTATAGGATCTCTCATGGCCTCTCTTATTATAGCTGGGTATACTCCAAGTGAAATGGAAAATATATTTTTTGGAGAAGAATTTAATAGATTTTTAAAGTCCACTGGACTCGGGAATAAGATACCACCATATAGGGCACTTAATATATTCCTACAAAAAGGTGTATTTAATAATATAATTATAGAAAAATTTGTAGAGGAACTTTTAAAGAGAAAGGGTATAAGTACATTTAAGGATGTAGAGAGTAAAGGAAAAAAGAGTCTTATAGTTATAGCTGCTGATGTTACAAATAGAAGGCTTGTTATTATGCCAGATGATCTTCCACGCTATGGAATCAATCCAGATAACTTTAAGATAGCCAAGGCTGTTAGTATGAGTTGTGCAATTCCCCTGTTTTTTACACCTACTATTTTAGGTGATGGGGATAGTTTAAGCTTTATAGTAGATGGAGGACTTTTGAGCAATTTTCCTATTTGGGTATTTGATGTAGAAAATGAAGAAAGAAATTTAACATATGCTATTAAAATAGATGAAAAGCCAAGTTATACATCACAGGGTAGGCATGATATATTTTCTTATGCTATAGATGTTTTGAATACACCACTTAACGATAATAGAATTGTTTATGTTCGAGACAAGGACAAGCTTAAGATTATATCCATTGAAAATGATCAATTAATAAAATCCACAGAGTTTTATAAGTTGAATGAGTTTAAAGACCATTTATACTCTTTAGGATATAACTCTGTTAAGGAATATTTTAATCTTAATAGATTAAATGATTTTTAA
- a CDS encoding AzlD domain-containing protein, translating into MDRIIISVLIMAFVSYLPRVIPLLFMKKDIESKFLQSFLFYMPYAVLGAMCFPSIIYSTGNVTIAVIGTFAALVLAFLNQGLLKTSIFTVVFVYICGLFI; encoded by the coding sequence ATGGATAGAATTATTATTTCAGTATTAATTATGGCATTTGTATCATACTTGCCTAGAGTTATTCCGCTACTTTTCATGAAAAAAGATATTGAATCAAAATTTCTTCAATCCTTTTTATTTTATATGCCATATGCTGTACTAGGAGCAATGTGCTTTCCTTCCATAATATATTCAACTGGTAATGTGACAATCGCAGTCATCGGAACATTTGCTGCATTAGTACTAGCATTCTTAAATCAAGGACTACTAAAAACCTCAATATTTACAGTTGTCTTTGTTTATATATGTGGACTTTTTATTTAA
- the uppS gene encoding polyprenyl diphosphate synthase, with the protein MRIPSHIGIIPDGNRRWATNQGYTKDKGYEHGLDPGIRAYRSCRDAGVKEVTFYGFTTDNTRRPASQKEAFIKACVEATRMLVEEGAHVLVVGNTSTPLFPKELMDYTKRHKGKEGEIRANILVNYGWYWDLTNIAGKEAVNKNNIHGAIQSSDVSRLDLIIRWGGRRRLSGFLPVQSIYADFFVLDEYWPDFTEEHVRRAIEWYNTQDITLGG; encoded by the coding sequence ATGAGAATACCTTCACATATAGGGATCATTCCAGATGGCAATAGACGATGGGCTACTAATCAAGGATATACAAAGGATAAAGGATATGAACATGGATTAGACCCAGGAATAAGAGCATATAGGAGCTGTAGAGATGCAGGTGTTAAAGAGGTTACCTTTTATGGCTTTACAACGGATAATACAAGAAGACCTGCTTCCCAGAAAGAGGCTTTTATTAAGGCATGTGTTGAGGCTACACGTATGCTTGTAGAAGAAGGTGCACATGTTTTAGTAGTTGGCAATACATCTACTCCTTTATTTCCTAAGGAGCTTATGGATTACACTAAAAGACATAAGGGGAAAGAGGGAGAGATAAGAGCTAATATACTCGTTAATTATGGTTGGTACTGGGACTTAACTAATATTGCGGGAAAAGAAGCAGTTAATAAGAATAACATTCATGGTGCTATTCAATCTAGTGATGTATCGAGACTTGACCTTATTATTAGGTGGGGTGGAAGGAGAAGGCTAAGTGGATTTTTACCTGTTCAATCTATTTACGCTGACTTTTTTGTTTTAGATGAATATTGGCCTGACTTTACTGAGGAACATGTAAGGAGGGCTATTGAATGGTACAATACTCAGGATATAACCCTAGGAGGCTAA
- a CDS encoding tRNA 2-thiocytidine biosynthesis TtcA family protein — translation MQKLLSKLRQAINDYALIQSGDKIAVGLSGGKDSLTLLRLLREYKNFSPEKFDLIAITLNPGSGADFSPLHDFCKSIDVEFHEIPTDIKEIVFDIRKEKNPCSLCAKLRRGALNDYAKKFNCNKIALGHHKDDAIETLLLSMFYEGRVSCFSPKTRLEKADITLIRPMIYLEEYQTRKFCRDNSLPIIENPCPANGHTKREDIKNTIKMLGKDIPSIKKNLFGSLTNSDQLFIWDKEKIKKH, via the coding sequence ATGCAAAAACTTTTAAGTAAGCTTAGGCAAGCTATAAATGATTATGCACTTATACAGTCAGGAGATAAAATTGCAGTTGGACTGTCAGGTGGAAAAGATAGTCTAACTCTTCTTAGACTTTTGAGAGAATATAAAAACTTTTCACCTGAAAAATTTGATTTAATAGCTATAACATTAAATCCTGGCTCAGGGGCAGATTTTTCCCCTTTACATGATTTTTGTAAAAGTATTGATGTAGAGTTCCATGAAATACCTACAGATATAAAGGAGATAGTTTTTGATATTAGAAAAGAAAAAAATCCATGTTCACTATGTGCAAAACTTAGACGTGGAGCATTAAATGATTATGCTAAAAAATTTAACTGTAATAAAATTGCACTTGGTCACCATAAGGATGATGCCATAGAGACACTTCTACTTTCTATGTTTTATGAAGGTAGAGTTAGCTGTTTTTCACCGAAAACAAGGCTAGAAAAGGCAGATATCACCCTTATTCGCCCTATGATCTATCTTGAGGAATATCAAACAAGAAAGTTCTGTAGAGATAACTCCCTACCTATAATTGAAAATCCATGCCCTGCTAATGGACATACTAAAAGAGAAGATATAAAAAATACTATAAAGATGCTTGGAAAAGACATTCCATCAATTAAAAAGAATCTATTTGGCTCACTAACAAACTCAGATCAGCTTTTTATATGGGATAAGGAAAAGA